A single window of Pogoniulus pusillus isolate bPogPus1 chromosome 11, bPogPus1.pri, whole genome shotgun sequence DNA harbors:
- the MFSD6L gene encoding major facilitator superfamily domain-containing protein 6-like, protein MNEQWDIGRALALSGLFRVLQGAGRACAAPFLTLYLRHLGLPAPLVGIVAGAQQLPAALWAPFCSRCPRGRRKRRLLVASSLLGSAGVSLLLTLIPAADPDAGLRYCNASQQPGDRGAATTAPRLGSSRDNVFSVSAVTNSIDVTKEVLRTTADVLRASRKPAPTSDAFQGLSGLTDSPEKKGTVEGDGPSGWTASVKAVNWETQEPEMLPSSTPPDHGLEKETSSLGSAAIDPAESTEESPYVAESDELSFATTVPAVGDVYMSGNLSEHQKAAADVSFKALQNIFQDRESQTFLMALGAVVVWELLATSLERTVDESLYEYLDFVDATDRYGRLWIWSYLGASVGACSISVVVYQLNCFLSTSTTRLAVHFYGYALLVMPSLLVSAFFPIHVPRKPDHVNRTAKALALLWSEGRAFLYAVTVFLTGVASSAVHNFLFWQMEDQGSSELYMGPSVAVGLLAEILLYFFKGKLLRTLSSSKIVAASLSLLAAQLLCYSFLWTAWPVLLLQTIAAFSNGALWWVINMTVDDITTPGMERSLHSVLRGLFHSGGASLGSLAGGFVMEHFGLAVLYRACCVCLVLWLFFFLLVQSKLPRQKKINYSRLLAADSSDVSDSDEENERDWLVKAMKEESFNRNW, encoded by the coding sequence ATGAACGAGCAGTGGGATATTGGCCGGGCGCTGGCTCTCTCCGGCCTGTTCCGTGTCCTGCAGGGCGCGGGCAGGGCCTGCGCGGCCCCGTTCCTGACGCTGTACCTCCGGCACCTGGGGCTCCCGGCTCCGCTGGTGGGGATCGTGGCCGGGGCCCAGCAGCTACCGGCGGCTCTCTGGGCTCCCTTCTGCTCCCGCTGCCCCAGGGGCCGCAGGAAGCGGCGGTTGCTGGTTGCCAGCTCCTTGCTGGGCTCGGCGGGGGTCAGTCTGCTGCTCACCCTCATCCCAGCCGCCGACCCGGACGCGGGGCTCAGATACTGTAACGCCAGCCAGCAGCCGGGGGACCGAGGGGCTGCCACCACAGCGCCCAGGCTGGGCTCGAGTAGAGACAATGTTTTCAGCGTGAGTGCTGTGACCAACTCGATAGATGTGACCAAAGAAGTGCTGCGAACAACTGCTGACGTCTTGCGAGCGAGCAGGAAGCCAGCACCAACCAGTGATGCCTTCCAGGGGTTATCTGGCCTGACAGATAGCCCTGAGAAAAAAGGGACTGTTGAAGGGGatggtccctctggctggacaGCTTCTGTGAAAGCAGTTAACTGGGAGACACAAGAACCAGAAATGCTTCCTTCCTCCACACCTCCAGACCATGGGCTTGAGAAAGAAACGAGCAGTCTGGGGTCTGCTGCCATAGAtcctgcagagagcactgaagAAAGCCCTTATGTGGCTGAAAGTGATGAGCTCTCGTTTGCAACAACTGTTCCTGCTGTTGGAGATGTTTACATGTCTGGAAACCTTTCAGAGCAccagaaagctgctgcagatgtCAGCTTCAAGGCGCTGCAAAACATCTTCCAGGACAGAGAGAGTCAGACTTTTCTTATGGCACTgggtgctgtggtggtttgggagctGTTGGCTACCTCTCTGGAACGGACAGTGGATGAGAGTCTCTATGAATATCTTGACTTTGTTGATGCAACTGACAGGTATGGCAGGCTGTGGATCTGGAGCTACCTGGGTGCATCTGTAGGTGCCTGCAGCATCTCCGTAGTTGTGTATCAGCTGAACTGCTtcctcagcacctccaccacCCGTCTGGCTGTCCATTTCTATGGCTATGCTCTCCTGGTGATGCCCTCCTTGCTTGTCAGTGCCTTTTTCCCCATCCATGTCCCCAGGAAGCCTGACCACGTTAACAGAACAGCCAAAGCCCTGGCGCTGCTGTGGAGCGAGGGCCGAGCCTTCCTCTACGCTGTCACTGTCTTCCTCACCGGTGTGGCCAGCTCTGCCgtgcacaacttcctcttctGGCAGATGGAGGAccaaggcagcagtgagctgtaCATGGGGCCCTCTGTGGCCGTGGGGCTGCTCGCAGAAATCTTGCTTTATTTCTTCAAAGGGAAGTTGCTGAGGACTTTGTCCAGCAGCAAGATCGTTGCAGCCAGCCTAAGCCTGTTGGCAGCACAACTTCTGTGCTACTCCTTCTTGTGGACAGCCTGGCCAgttctccttctccagacaaTAGCTGCCTTCAGTAATGGTGCTTTGTGGTGGGTGATTAACATGACTGTGGATGACATAACCACTCCAGGCATGGAGAGGTCCTTGCACAGTGTTCTCCGAGGCCTTTTCCACAGTGGAGGAGCAAGCCTGGGCagtttggcagggggatttgtcATGGAGCACTTTGGCCTGGCGGTTCTGTACAGGGCCTGCTGTGTGTGCTTGGTGCTGTggctcttcttcttcttgcttGTCCAATCTAAATTGCCACGGCAGAAAAAGATCAATTATTCTCGTCTCCTGGCTGCTGATTCCAGTGATGTGAGTGACTCTGATGAGGAGAACGAGAGGGACTGGCTGGTGAAAGCTATGAAGGAGGAAAGCTTTAACAGGAATTGGTAA